The Papaver somniferum cultivar HN1 chromosome 3, ASM357369v1, whole genome shotgun sequence genome includes a region encoding these proteins:
- the LOC113361919 gene encoding protein kinase byr2-like yields the protein MGQSIHVFDTSGCLIYWNRMAELLFGYPASEALGQDVCKLLVHSQDADEANEIVERIIAGEDWTGQFPVRNKAGKAFCIIATSTALYDDNGSLVGIISITGDADLFRDVFVPTSGRIFSKDCSSTRWLRSCIPTSKPDVDSQQPLQHMVATKISNLASRVTNKVRSKMRTNESTLGREIQSGDGHYFVLTEDPTSSRTSTPRGGILPFLFGVPIKHTLEKRSLERPVSDSGDDVEIGAYKRITSKAEAWISKKGISWPWKVSEQDVLVARTTHDVVPLLNHDGENYFDEQKNSDINESPGFQVVGNNQLEWEARGSLPSSDVERTSSVCTSVSKGSSGIQEDYRETCSLDYDISWADLTIGEKIGQGSCGTVYRGLWCGSDVALKLFSKLDYSDDLLHSFRQEVLLIKRLRHPNVLLFMGAVASPEHLCIVTEFLPRGSLYQLLQRGSQKLDWRRRVLMALDIARGMNYLHLCNPPIVHRDLKSSNLLVDKNWTVKVGDFGLSKFKHQTFLSTLTGRGTRQWMSPEVLRNDRSDEK from the exons ATGGGTCAGTCTATTCATGTTTTTGATACTTCTGGTTGCTTAATTTACTG GAATCGCATGGCAGAGCTCCTTTTTGGGTACCCCGCATCAGAAGCTCTTGGACAGGATGTCTGTAAGCTACTCGTACATTCTCAAGACGCTGATGAAGCAAATGAAATAGTTGAAAGAATTATCGCGGGAGAAGATTGGACAGGACAGTTCCCAGTAAGGAATAAAGCAGGGAAAGCTTTTTGTATCATTGCGACCAGTACCGCATTATATGATGATAATGGTAGTTTGGTCGGGATTATTAGTATAACAGGTGATGCAGATCTCTTTAGAGATGTTTTCGTTCCAACTTCTGGAAGAATTTTTTCTAAGGATTGTTCAAGCACTAGATGGCTTAGAAGTTGCATACCAACAAGTAAACCTGATGTTGATTCTCAACAGCCTCTGCAACATATGGTTGCCACGAAGATATCGAATCTG GCATCTAGAGTGACTAACAAAGTTCGGTCGAAAATGAGAACTAATGAAAGCACTTTGGGGCGGGAAATCCAGTCTGGAGATGGACATTATTTTGTTCTTACGGAGGATCCAACTTCAAGTAGAACTAGCACGCCTAGGGGAGGCATACTCCCGTTTCTCTTTGGTGTTCCTATCAAACATACCCTAGAGAAAAGATCCCTGGAACGACCTGTCAGCGATTCTGGTGATGATGTGGAGATAGGGGCGTACAAGAGAATAACCTCCAAGGCAGAGGCTTGGATTAGCAAAAAGGGGATATCATGGCCATGGAAAGTGAGTGAGCAGGATGTGTTGGTAGCGCGGACTACCCATGACGTCGTTCCACTCCTGAATCACGATggtgaaaattactttgatgaaCAGAAGAATTCTGATATTAATGAAAGCCCGGGGTTCCAGGTTGTTGGTAATAACCAGTTAGAATGGGAAGCACGGGGTTCTTTGCCTTCTTCTGATGTCGAACGCACAAGCAGTGTTTGCACAAGTGTTAGTAAAGGAAGCAGTGGTATTCAGGAAGATTACAGGGAAACATGTTCGTTGGATTATGATATCTCGTGGGCAGACTTGACAATTGGGGAAAAAATCGGGCAAG GTTCATGTGGAACTGTATATCGTGGTCTATGGTGTGGTTCG GATGTTGCACTAAAGCTGTTCTCCAAACTTGATTACTCAGATGACTTGCTGCATTCCTTCAGACAAGAG GTCTTACTTATAAAGAGGCTCAGACATCCAAATGTACTACTATTTATGGGGGCAGTAGCATCACCTGAGCATCTCTGCATTGTTACAGAATTCCTGCCGCG TGGAAGTTTGTATCAGTTGCTTCAACGGGGATCTCAGAAATTGGATTGGAGGCGACGAGTTCTCATGGCTTTGGACATT GCTCGGGGTATGAATTATCTCCATCTTTGCAACCCACCTATCGTCCATCGTGACTTGAAGTCATCAAATCTGTTGGTTGATAAGAACTGGACTGTGAAG GTTGGTGACTTTGGACTTTCAAAATTCAAGCATCAGACGTTTCTGTCAACATTGACCGGAAGAGGAACG cGGCAGTGGATGTCTCCAGAGGTTCTCCGTAATGATCGGTCAGATGAGAAGTAA
- the LOC113361918 gene encoding uncharacterized protein LOC113361918, whose amino-acid sequence MVPEYLKAKALKMANLLWKNAKTKLRAMCDDCSSVAEMRKRIPKILKKEDWDAFVDIVSKGEDKEVRERMKRARSKLKAAHSTGRRGIAQRRHEMEQASPTGKVLRVDLYLDTHVYQEMSEEDRLHFDPLSYEVTSRDYVQKVRELNETDEFRGTWP is encoded by the exons ATGGTTCCTGAATATCTCAAGGCCAAAGCTTTGAAAATGGCAAATCTATTATGGAAGAATGCCAAGACTAAACTAAGGGCGATGTGTGATGACTGTTCCAGTGTTGCTGAAATGAGAAAAAGGATacccaaaattttgaaaaaagagGACTGGGATGCCTTCGTTGATATTGTGAGTAAAGGCGAAGATAAGGAGGTTAGGGAAAGAATGAAGAGAGCAAGGTCAAAGCTAAAAGCTGCACACAGTACCGGTAGGCGTGGTATTGCACAACGCCGACATGAAATGGAACAAGCAAGTCCTACTGGTAAGGTATTAAGGGTTGACCTGTACCTGGATACACATGTGTACCAAGAAATGTCTGAAGAGGACCGTCTACACTTCGATCCCCTATCTTATGAAGTAACATCAAGAGATTATGTT CAAAAGGTGAGGGAGTTGAATGAAACAGATGAGTTTAGAG GTACTTGGCCGTGA